One genomic window of Melanotaenia boesemani isolate fMelBoe1 chromosome 20, fMelBoe1.pri, whole genome shotgun sequence includes the following:
- the esrrb gene encoding steroid hormone receptor ERR2 isoform X2, with protein sequence MDISELCLPDPLSYHNQLLNRMATDERHLPSSCGSYIKTEPSSPSSVIDTVSHHSPSGNSDASGGYVNAMNNHSNGLDSPPMFTPGGLGAGTCRKRYDDCSSTIMEDSSIKCEYMLNSLPKRLCLVCGDIASGYHYGVASCEACKAFFKRTIQGNIEYSCPATNECEITKRRRKSCQACRFMKCLKVGMLKEGVRLDRVRGGRQKYKRRLDTENNPYLGLTLPPPTKKPLTKIVSHLLVAEPEKIYAMPDPTMPESDIKALTTLCDLADRELVVIIGWAKHIPGFSTLSLGDQMSLLQSAWMEILILSIVFRSLPYEDELVYAEDYIMDEEHSRLTGLLDLYVSILQLVRKYKKLKVEKEEFVTLKAIALANSDSMHIEDMEAVQKLQDALHEALQDYESSQHQEDPRRAGKLLMTLPLLRQTATKAVQHFYSIKVQGKVPMHKLFLEMLEAKV encoded by the exons GCTGCTGAATAGAATGGCCACTGATGAACGGCATCTACCCTCCAGCTGTGGGTCTTACATCAAGACGGAGCCATCCAGCCCTTCCTCGGTCATCGACACAGTCAGCCACCACAGCCCCAGTGGCAACTCAGACGCCAGTGGAGGCTATGTCAACGCCATGAACAACCACTCAAACGGCCTGGACTCTCCACCTATGTTCACCCCTGGCGGGCTTGGCGCTGGCACCTGCCGCAAGCGCTATGATGACTGCTCCAGCACCATCATGGAGGACTCGTCCATAAAGTGCGAATACATGTTGAACTCCCTCCCCAAGAGGCTGTGCCTGGTCTGTGGAGATATAGCCTCGGGGTATCACTATGGGGTAGCCTCTTGTGAGGCCTGCAaagccttttttaaaagaacaatacaag GTAACATAGAATACAGCTGTCCTGCAACAAATGAATGTGAGATCACGAAACGGAGACGCAAATCATGTCAGGCTTGTCGCTTCATGAAATGCCTCAAAGTGGGGATGCTCAAAGAAG GAGTTCGTCTGGATCGTGTGCGAGGAGGCAGACAGAAGTACAAGCGGAGGCTGGACACAGAAAACAACCCATACCTGGGTTTGACGCTCCCCCCTCCCACCAAGAAGCCTC TCACAAAGATAGTGTCCCACTTGTTGGTGGCAGAGCCTGAGAAGATCTATGCCATGCCTGACCCCACCATGCCGGAGAGTGACATCAAGGCCCTCACCACGCTGTGCGACCTGGCTGACCGGGAGCTGGTGGTCATCATCGGCTGGGCTAAACACATCCCAG GCTTCTCTACGCTCTCTCTGGGAGACCAGATGAGCCTACTGCAGAGCGCCTGGATGGAGATCCTCATCCTTAGCATCGTGTTCCGCTCTTTGCCCTACGAAGATGAGCTGGTGTACGCAGAGGACTACATCATGGACGAGGAACACTCACGGCTGACAGGCCTGCTTGACCTCTACGTCTCCATCTTGCAGCTGGTCCGCAAATACAAGAAGCTCAAAGTGGAGAAAGAGGAGTTTGTAACCCTTAAAGCCATCGCCCTCGCCAACTCTG ACTCCATGCACATAGAGGACATGGAGGCGGTCCAGAAGCTTCAGGACGCTCTCCACGAGGCCCTGCAGGACTACGAGAGCAGCCAGCATCAGGAGGACCCGCGACGGGCTGGCAAACTGCTCATGACCCTGCCCCTGCTGAGGCAGACAGCCACTAAGGCTGTGCAGCACTTTTACAGCATCAAGGTGCAGGGCAAGGTCCCTATGCACAAACTCTTTTTGGAAATGCTCGAGGCCAAGGTCTGA
- the esrrb gene encoding steroid hormone receptor ERR2 isoform X3 codes for MATLEPSHFWLLNRMATDERHLPSSCGSYIKTEPSSPSSVIDTVSHHSPSGNSDASGGYVNAMNNHSNGLDSPPMFTPGGLGAGTCRKRYDDCSSTIMEDSSIKCEYMLNSLPKRLCLVCGDIASGYHYGVASCEACKAFFKRTIQGNIEYSCPATNECEITKRRRKSCQACRFMKCLKVGMLKEGKKRVRLDRVRGGRQKYKRRLDTENNPYLGLTLPPPTKKPLTKIVSHLLVAEPEKIYAMPDPTMPESDIKALTTLCDLADRELVVIIGWAKHIPGFSTLSLGDQMSLLQSAWMEILILSIVFRSLPYEDELVYAEDYIMDEEHSRLTGLLDLYVSILQLVRKYKKLKVEKEEFVTLKAIALANSDSMHIEDMEAVQKLQDALHEALQDYESSQHQEDPRRAGKLLMTLPLLRQTATKAVQHFYSIKVQGKVPMHKLFLEMLEAKV; via the exons GCTGCTGAATAGAATGGCCACTGATGAACGGCATCTACCCTCCAGCTGTGGGTCTTACATCAAGACGGAGCCATCCAGCCCTTCCTCGGTCATCGACACAGTCAGCCACCACAGCCCCAGTGGCAACTCAGACGCCAGTGGAGGCTATGTCAACGCCATGAACAACCACTCAAACGGCCTGGACTCTCCACCTATGTTCACCCCTGGCGGGCTTGGCGCTGGCACCTGCCGCAAGCGCTATGATGACTGCTCCAGCACCATCATGGAGGACTCGTCCATAAAGTGCGAATACATGTTGAACTCCCTCCCCAAGAGGCTGTGCCTGGTCTGTGGAGATATAGCCTCGGGGTATCACTATGGGGTAGCCTCTTGTGAGGCCTGCAaagccttttttaaaagaacaatacaag GTAACATAGAATACAGCTGTCCTGCAACAAATGAATGTGAGATCACGAAACGGAGACGCAAATCATGTCAGGCTTGTCGCTTCATGAAATGCCTCAAAGTGGGGATGCTCAAAGAAGGTAAGAAGA GAGTTCGTCTGGATCGTGTGCGAGGAGGCAGACAGAAGTACAAGCGGAGGCTGGACACAGAAAACAACCCATACCTGGGTTTGACGCTCCCCCCTCCCACCAAGAAGCCTC TCACAAAGATAGTGTCCCACTTGTTGGTGGCAGAGCCTGAGAAGATCTATGCCATGCCTGACCCCACCATGCCGGAGAGTGACATCAAGGCCCTCACCACGCTGTGCGACCTGGCTGACCGGGAGCTGGTGGTCATCATCGGCTGGGCTAAACACATCCCAG GCTTCTCTACGCTCTCTCTGGGAGACCAGATGAGCCTACTGCAGAGCGCCTGGATGGAGATCCTCATCCTTAGCATCGTGTTCCGCTCTTTGCCCTACGAAGATGAGCTGGTGTACGCAGAGGACTACATCATGGACGAGGAACACTCACGGCTGACAGGCCTGCTTGACCTCTACGTCTCCATCTTGCAGCTGGTCCGCAAATACAAGAAGCTCAAAGTGGAGAAAGAGGAGTTTGTAACCCTTAAAGCCATCGCCCTCGCCAACTCTG ACTCCATGCACATAGAGGACATGGAGGCGGTCCAGAAGCTTCAGGACGCTCTCCACGAGGCCCTGCAGGACTACGAGAGCAGCCAGCATCAGGAGGACCCGCGACGGGCTGGCAAACTGCTCATGACCCTGCCCCTGCTGAGGCAGACAGCCACTAAGGCTGTGCAGCACTTTTACAGCATCAAGGTGCAGGGCAAGGTCCCTATGCACAAACTCTTTTTGGAAATGCTCGAGGCCAAGGTCTGA
- the esrrb gene encoding steroid hormone receptor ERR2 isoform X1: MDISELCLPDPLSYHNQLLNRMATDERHLPSSCGSYIKTEPSSPSSVIDTVSHHSPSGNSDASGGYVNAMNNHSNGLDSPPMFTPGGLGAGTCRKRYDDCSSTIMEDSSIKCEYMLNSLPKRLCLVCGDIASGYHYGVASCEACKAFFKRTIQGNIEYSCPATNECEITKRRRKSCQACRFMKCLKVGMLKEGKKRVRLDRVRGGRQKYKRRLDTENNPYLGLTLPPPTKKPLTKIVSHLLVAEPEKIYAMPDPTMPESDIKALTTLCDLADRELVVIIGWAKHIPGFSTLSLGDQMSLLQSAWMEILILSIVFRSLPYEDELVYAEDYIMDEEHSRLTGLLDLYVSILQLVRKYKKLKVEKEEFVTLKAIALANSDSMHIEDMEAVQKLQDALHEALQDYESSQHQEDPRRAGKLLMTLPLLRQTATKAVQHFYSIKVQGKVPMHKLFLEMLEAKV; this comes from the exons GCTGCTGAATAGAATGGCCACTGATGAACGGCATCTACCCTCCAGCTGTGGGTCTTACATCAAGACGGAGCCATCCAGCCCTTCCTCGGTCATCGACACAGTCAGCCACCACAGCCCCAGTGGCAACTCAGACGCCAGTGGAGGCTATGTCAACGCCATGAACAACCACTCAAACGGCCTGGACTCTCCACCTATGTTCACCCCTGGCGGGCTTGGCGCTGGCACCTGCCGCAAGCGCTATGATGACTGCTCCAGCACCATCATGGAGGACTCGTCCATAAAGTGCGAATACATGTTGAACTCCCTCCCCAAGAGGCTGTGCCTGGTCTGTGGAGATATAGCCTCGGGGTATCACTATGGGGTAGCCTCTTGTGAGGCCTGCAaagccttttttaaaagaacaatacaag GTAACATAGAATACAGCTGTCCTGCAACAAATGAATGTGAGATCACGAAACGGAGACGCAAATCATGTCAGGCTTGTCGCTTCATGAAATGCCTCAAAGTGGGGATGCTCAAAGAAGGTAAGAAGA GAGTTCGTCTGGATCGTGTGCGAGGAGGCAGACAGAAGTACAAGCGGAGGCTGGACACAGAAAACAACCCATACCTGGGTTTGACGCTCCCCCCTCCCACCAAGAAGCCTC TCACAAAGATAGTGTCCCACTTGTTGGTGGCAGAGCCTGAGAAGATCTATGCCATGCCTGACCCCACCATGCCGGAGAGTGACATCAAGGCCCTCACCACGCTGTGCGACCTGGCTGACCGGGAGCTGGTGGTCATCATCGGCTGGGCTAAACACATCCCAG GCTTCTCTACGCTCTCTCTGGGAGACCAGATGAGCCTACTGCAGAGCGCCTGGATGGAGATCCTCATCCTTAGCATCGTGTTCCGCTCTTTGCCCTACGAAGATGAGCTGGTGTACGCAGAGGACTACATCATGGACGAGGAACACTCACGGCTGACAGGCCTGCTTGACCTCTACGTCTCCATCTTGCAGCTGGTCCGCAAATACAAGAAGCTCAAAGTGGAGAAAGAGGAGTTTGTAACCCTTAAAGCCATCGCCCTCGCCAACTCTG ACTCCATGCACATAGAGGACATGGAGGCGGTCCAGAAGCTTCAGGACGCTCTCCACGAGGCCCTGCAGGACTACGAGAGCAGCCAGCATCAGGAGGACCCGCGACGGGCTGGCAAACTGCTCATGACCCTGCCCCTGCTGAGGCAGACAGCCACTAAGGCTGTGCAGCACTTTTACAGCATCAAGGTGCAGGGCAAGGTCCCTATGCACAAACTCTTTTTGGAAATGCTCGAGGCCAAGGTCTGA
- the esrrb gene encoding steroid hormone receptor ERR2 isoform X4, whose translation MATLEPSHFWLLNRMATDERHLPSSCGSYIKTEPSSPSSVIDTVSHHSPSGNSDASGGYVNAMNNHSNGLDSPPMFTPGGLGAGTCRKRYDDCSSTIMEDSSIKCEYMLNSLPKRLCLVCGDIASGYHYGVASCEACKAFFKRTIQGNIEYSCPATNECEITKRRRKSCQACRFMKCLKVGMLKEGVRLDRVRGGRQKYKRRLDTENNPYLGLTLPPPTKKPLTKIVSHLLVAEPEKIYAMPDPTMPESDIKALTTLCDLADRELVVIIGWAKHIPGFSTLSLGDQMSLLQSAWMEILILSIVFRSLPYEDELVYAEDYIMDEEHSRLTGLLDLYVSILQLVRKYKKLKVEKEEFVTLKAIALANSDSMHIEDMEAVQKLQDALHEALQDYESSQHQEDPRRAGKLLMTLPLLRQTATKAVQHFYSIKVQGKVPMHKLFLEMLEAKV comes from the exons GCTGCTGAATAGAATGGCCACTGATGAACGGCATCTACCCTCCAGCTGTGGGTCTTACATCAAGACGGAGCCATCCAGCCCTTCCTCGGTCATCGACACAGTCAGCCACCACAGCCCCAGTGGCAACTCAGACGCCAGTGGAGGCTATGTCAACGCCATGAACAACCACTCAAACGGCCTGGACTCTCCACCTATGTTCACCCCTGGCGGGCTTGGCGCTGGCACCTGCCGCAAGCGCTATGATGACTGCTCCAGCACCATCATGGAGGACTCGTCCATAAAGTGCGAATACATGTTGAACTCCCTCCCCAAGAGGCTGTGCCTGGTCTGTGGAGATATAGCCTCGGGGTATCACTATGGGGTAGCCTCTTGTGAGGCCTGCAaagccttttttaaaagaacaatacaag GTAACATAGAATACAGCTGTCCTGCAACAAATGAATGTGAGATCACGAAACGGAGACGCAAATCATGTCAGGCTTGTCGCTTCATGAAATGCCTCAAAGTGGGGATGCTCAAAGAAG GAGTTCGTCTGGATCGTGTGCGAGGAGGCAGACAGAAGTACAAGCGGAGGCTGGACACAGAAAACAACCCATACCTGGGTTTGACGCTCCCCCCTCCCACCAAGAAGCCTC TCACAAAGATAGTGTCCCACTTGTTGGTGGCAGAGCCTGAGAAGATCTATGCCATGCCTGACCCCACCATGCCGGAGAGTGACATCAAGGCCCTCACCACGCTGTGCGACCTGGCTGACCGGGAGCTGGTGGTCATCATCGGCTGGGCTAAACACATCCCAG GCTTCTCTACGCTCTCTCTGGGAGACCAGATGAGCCTACTGCAGAGCGCCTGGATGGAGATCCTCATCCTTAGCATCGTGTTCCGCTCTTTGCCCTACGAAGATGAGCTGGTGTACGCAGAGGACTACATCATGGACGAGGAACACTCACGGCTGACAGGCCTGCTTGACCTCTACGTCTCCATCTTGCAGCTGGTCCGCAAATACAAGAAGCTCAAAGTGGAGAAAGAGGAGTTTGTAACCCTTAAAGCCATCGCCCTCGCCAACTCTG ACTCCATGCACATAGAGGACATGGAGGCGGTCCAGAAGCTTCAGGACGCTCTCCACGAGGCCCTGCAGGACTACGAGAGCAGCCAGCATCAGGAGGACCCGCGACGGGCTGGCAAACTGCTCATGACCCTGCCCCTGCTGAGGCAGACAGCCACTAAGGCTGTGCAGCACTTTTACAGCATCAAGGTGCAGGGCAAGGTCCCTATGCACAAACTCTTTTTGGAAATGCTCGAGGCCAAGGTCTGA